Proteins found in one Quercus robur chromosome 2, dhQueRobu3.1, whole genome shotgun sequence genomic segment:
- the LOC126712692 gene encoding UDP-rhamnose/UDP-galactose transporter 2-like isoform X1 produces the protein MESEKKSSSVSDVGAWAMNVVSSVGIIMANKQLMSSSGYAFGFATTLTGFHFAVTALVGLVSNATGFSASKHVPFWELFWFSIVANMSITGMNFSLMLNSVGFYQISKLSMIPVVCVMEWILHSKQYSREVKMAVVVVVLGVGVCTVTDVKVNVKGFICACVAVLSTSLQQITIGSLQKKYSIGSFELLSKTAPIQAASLLILGPFVDYFLSGKFVTNYKMSTGAILFILLSCSLAVFCNMSQYLCIGRFSAVSFQVLGHMKTVCVLTLGWLLFDSELTFKNIMGMFLAVLGMVIYSWAVESEKHSNNKTLPHTKNSLTEEEIRLLKEGVETGPVKDVELVLSRSEWILRKIRAYKVDF, from the exons atggaaAGTGAAAAGAAGAGTTCGTCAGTTTCCGATGTGGGAGCGTGGGCCATGAACGTTGTCAGCTCCGTCGGAATTATCATGGCTAACAAACAGCTTATGTCGTCCAGCGGTTATGCTTTCGGTTTCG ctACAACCTTAACTGGGTTTCACTTCGCGGTGACTGCGCTGGTGGGTCTGGTCTCAAATGCGACTGGTTTTTCTGCATCAAAGCATGTTCCTTTTTGGGAGCTTTTCTGGTTCTCAATTGTTGCGAACATGTCCATCACAGGGATGAACTTCAGTCTCATGCTCAACTCTGTTGGATTCTACCAA ATTTCAAAGCTTAGCATGATTCCGGTGGTATGCGTCATGGAGTGGATACTTCACAGCAAGCAGTATTCAAGGGAAGTCAAGATGGCTGTTGTGGTTGTGGTCCTTGGTGTGGGTGTTTGCACTGTCACCGATGTGAAAGTTAATGTCAAAGGTTTTATATGTGCCTGCGTAGCGGTTTTGTCTACATCTTTGCAGCAAATT ACAATAGGTTCCCTGCAGAAGAAGTACTCAATTGGATCTTTTGAATTGTTGAGTAAGACGGCTCCAATTCAAGCCGCTTCTCTCCTTATTCTTGGGCCATTTGTTGATTATTTCCTTAGTGGCAAATTTGTAACAAACTATAAAATGTCTACTGGTGCCATT TTATTCATACTTCTTTCGTGCTCCCTAGCAGTATTCTGCAACATGAGCCAGTACCTTTGCATTGGACGCTTTTCAGCCGTTTCCTTCCAGGTTTTAGGTCACATGAAAACAGTGTGTGTCCTCACATTGGGGTGGCTCCTCTTCGATTCGGAGCTAACTTTCAAGAACATCATGGGGATGTTTCTTGCCGTTCTTGGCATGGTAATCTATAGTTGGGCTGTGGAGTCTGAAAAGCATTCAAATAACAAGACGCTTCCCCACACGAAAAACAGCCTAACTGAGGAGGAAATCAGACTTTTGAAGGAAGGTGTTGAAACTGGTCCTGTCAAGGACGTTGAACTTG TACTCTCCCGAAGTGAGTGGATTCTTAGGAAAATCCGGGCCTACAAGGTTGATTTCTGA
- the LOC126712692 gene encoding UDP-rhamnose/UDP-galactose transporter 2-like isoform X3 — translation MESEKKSSSVSDVGAWAMNVVSSVGIIMANKQLMSSSGYAFGFATTLTGFHFAVTALVGLVSNATGFSASKHVPFWELFWFSIVANMSITGMNFSLMLNSVGFYQISKLSMIPVVCVMEWILHSKQYSREVKMAVVVVVLGVGVCTVTDVKVNVKGFICACVAVLSTSLQQITIGSLQKKYSIGSFELLSKTAPIQAASLLILGPFVDYFLSGKFVTNYKMSTGAILFILLSCSLAVFCNMSQYLCIGRFSAVSFQVLGHMKTVCVLTLGWLLFDSELTFKNIMGMFLAVLGMVIYSWAVESEKHSNNKTLPHTKNSLTEEEIRLLKEGVETGPVKDVELGESKA, via the exons atggaaAGTGAAAAGAAGAGTTCGTCAGTTTCCGATGTGGGAGCGTGGGCCATGAACGTTGTCAGCTCCGTCGGAATTATCATGGCTAACAAACAGCTTATGTCGTCCAGCGGTTATGCTTTCGGTTTCG ctACAACCTTAACTGGGTTTCACTTCGCGGTGACTGCGCTGGTGGGTCTGGTCTCAAATGCGACTGGTTTTTCTGCATCAAAGCATGTTCCTTTTTGGGAGCTTTTCTGGTTCTCAATTGTTGCGAACATGTCCATCACAGGGATGAACTTCAGTCTCATGCTCAACTCTGTTGGATTCTACCAA ATTTCAAAGCTTAGCATGATTCCGGTGGTATGCGTCATGGAGTGGATACTTCACAGCAAGCAGTATTCAAGGGAAGTCAAGATGGCTGTTGTGGTTGTGGTCCTTGGTGTGGGTGTTTGCACTGTCACCGATGTGAAAGTTAATGTCAAAGGTTTTATATGTGCCTGCGTAGCGGTTTTGTCTACATCTTTGCAGCAAATT ACAATAGGTTCCCTGCAGAAGAAGTACTCAATTGGATCTTTTGAATTGTTGAGTAAGACGGCTCCAATTCAAGCCGCTTCTCTCCTTATTCTTGGGCCATTTGTTGATTATTTCCTTAGTGGCAAATTTGTAACAAACTATAAAATGTCTACTGGTGCCATT TTATTCATACTTCTTTCGTGCTCCCTAGCAGTATTCTGCAACATGAGCCAGTACCTTTGCATTGGACGCTTTTCAGCCGTTTCCTTCCAGGTTTTAGGTCACATGAAAACAGTGTGTGTCCTCACATTGGGGTGGCTCCTCTTCGATTCGGAGCTAACTTTCAAGAACATCATGGGGATGTTTCTTGCCGTTCTTGGCATGGTAATCTATAGTTGGGCTGTGGAGTCTGAAAAGCATTCAAATAACAAGACGCTTCCCCACACGAAAAACAGCCTAACTGAGGAGGAAATCAGACTTTTGAAGGAAGGTGTTGAAACTGGTCCTGTCAAGGACGTTGAACTTGGTGAGTCTAAAGCATAG
- the LOC126712692 gene encoding UDP-rhamnose/UDP-galactose transporter 2-like isoform X2 encodes MESEKKSSSVSDVGAWAMNVVSSVGIIMANKQLMSSSGYAFGFATTLTGFHFAVTALVGLVSNATGFSASKHVPFWELFWFSIVANMSITGMNFSLMLNSVGFYQISKLSMIPVVCVMEWILHSKQYSREVKMAVVVVVLGVGVCTVTDVKVNVKGFICACVAVLSTSLQQITIGSLQKKYSIGSFELLSKTAPIQAASLLILGPFVDYFLSGKFVTNYKMSTGAILFILLSCSLAVFCNMSQYLCIGRFSAVSFQVLGHMKTVCVLTLGWLLFDSELTFKNIMGMFLAVLGMVIYSWAVESEKHSNNKTLPHTKNSLTEEEIRLLKEGVETGPVKDVELGSGHEIMM; translated from the exons atggaaAGTGAAAAGAAGAGTTCGTCAGTTTCCGATGTGGGAGCGTGGGCCATGAACGTTGTCAGCTCCGTCGGAATTATCATGGCTAACAAACAGCTTATGTCGTCCAGCGGTTATGCTTTCGGTTTCG ctACAACCTTAACTGGGTTTCACTTCGCGGTGACTGCGCTGGTGGGTCTGGTCTCAAATGCGACTGGTTTTTCTGCATCAAAGCATGTTCCTTTTTGGGAGCTTTTCTGGTTCTCAATTGTTGCGAACATGTCCATCACAGGGATGAACTTCAGTCTCATGCTCAACTCTGTTGGATTCTACCAA ATTTCAAAGCTTAGCATGATTCCGGTGGTATGCGTCATGGAGTGGATACTTCACAGCAAGCAGTATTCAAGGGAAGTCAAGATGGCTGTTGTGGTTGTGGTCCTTGGTGTGGGTGTTTGCACTGTCACCGATGTGAAAGTTAATGTCAAAGGTTTTATATGTGCCTGCGTAGCGGTTTTGTCTACATCTTTGCAGCAAATT ACAATAGGTTCCCTGCAGAAGAAGTACTCAATTGGATCTTTTGAATTGTTGAGTAAGACGGCTCCAATTCAAGCCGCTTCTCTCCTTATTCTTGGGCCATTTGTTGATTATTTCCTTAGTGGCAAATTTGTAACAAACTATAAAATGTCTACTGGTGCCATT TTATTCATACTTCTTTCGTGCTCCCTAGCAGTATTCTGCAACATGAGCCAGTACCTTTGCATTGGACGCTTTTCAGCCGTTTCCTTCCAGGTTTTAGGTCACATGAAAACAGTGTGTGTCCTCACATTGGGGTGGCTCCTCTTCGATTCGGAGCTAACTTTCAAGAACATCATGGGGATGTTTCTTGCCGTTCTTGGCATGGTAATCTATAGTTGGGCTGTGGAGTCTGAAAAGCATTCAAATAACAAGACGCTTCCCCACACGAAAAACAGCCTAACTGAGGAGGAAATCAGACTTTTGAAGGAAGGTGTTGAAACTGGTCCTGTCAAGGACGTTGAACTTG GATCAGGACATGAAATCATGATGTGA
- the LOC126702711 gene encoding indole-3-acetic acid-induced protein ARG7, giving the protein MRSSIVKKLLCCGAKSFPSESSSDDAVPEGHVRVNVGKDIVCKFEMEANYLNHPLFENLLRLSEEEFGYSYDGALRIVCDVDLFQYLLHLLKTSNPSAHYMELPDLISKFYSSNATHLPADQ; this is encoded by the coding sequence ATGAGGAGTAGCATTGTAAAGAAGCTGTTGTGCTGTGGAGCTAAAAGCTTCCCATCAGAATCCTCATCAGACGACGCTGTCCCAGAGGGTCATGTTCGCGTCAACGTTGGAAAAGACATTGTTTGCAAATTCGAGATGGAAGCAAACTACCTCAACCACCCTCTGTTCGAGAACTTGCTTCGGCTCTCCGAGGAAGAATTCGGGTATTCCTACGATGGAGCACTGAGGATAGTCTGCGATGTCGATCTCTTCCAATACCTTTTACACCTCCTCAAGACCAGTAATCCCTCTGCCCATTACATGGAGCTTCCTGATCTCATTTCCAAGTTCTATAGCTCCAATGCCACACATTTACCTGCTGATCAAtaa